One window from the genome of bacterium encodes:
- a CDS encoding nucleoside-triphosphatase, whose product MQKNILITGRPGSGKSTLLRKLIGRIPAKEGFVTNEILGEHGRLGFEVETRSGSKAVLAHINFNTPRKVSKYFVDIGSLESMLPAVSDFKDGGILYLDEIGQMQLFSERFKDLVLRYLDARNTCIATLSSVFEDGFTDAIRKRDDIVLVEISAANREEQEVFITQLLKKIEKARKYSSEPERFTRTESGIELHSEHGTRTLVHTEGKWHCDCEFFKRYGICSHAIAAGEFARM is encoded by the coding sequence ATGCAAAAGAACATTCTCATCACCGGCAGGCCAGGGAGCGGGAAGTCGACGCTCCTGCGGAAACTAATCGGTCGTATTCCGGCAAAGGAAGGGTTTGTCACGAACGAAATCCTTGGCGAACACGGGCGGCTAGGTTTTGAGGTAGAAACCCGTTCCGGAAGCAAGGCGGTCTTGGCGCACATCAATTTCAACACCCCGCGCAAGGTTTCCAAGTATTTCGTCGATATCGGCAGCCTCGAGTCGATGCTTCCCGCAGTTTCCGACTTCAAGGACGGCGGTATCCTTTATCTAGACGAGATCGGGCAGATGCAGCTTTTTTCGGAACGCTTCAAAGATCTGGTCTTGCGGTACCTGGACGCCCGGAATACCTGTATCGCTACCCTTTCCTCTGTATTCGAGGATGGCTTTACAGATGCCATCAGGAAGCGGGACGACATAGTCCTGGTCGAGATTTCGGCAGCAAACAGGGAAGAGCAGGAGGTGTTTATAACTCAGCTTCTGAAGAAGATCGAAAAAGCGAGAAAGTACAGTTCCGAACCCGAGCGGTTCACCCGCACGGAATCGGGAATAGAACTGCACTCGGAGCATGGCACGAGAACGCTGGTTCATACGGAAGGAAAGTGGCACTGCGATTGCGAATTCTTCAAACGATACGGGATCTGCAGCCATGCTATAGCTGCCGGGGAATTTGCTAGGATGTAG
- a CDS encoding pyridoxamine 5'-phosphate oxidase family protein: protein MDALKKFLKSQRLLALAVHGENGPWIANVYFGSDDVNRLYFISSDTNIHSLMILKDPRVAFSTAWFDPTNHGDRKGVQGKGVCRPAKNDEEIAVGVRLHNENFPEFKKKVTTDWIRTNAGGSTVWVVEPSYMKYWDDAVYGDDESEEFAIG, encoded by the coding sequence ATGGACGCGCTCAAAAAGTTCTTGAAATCACAACGCCTTTTAGCTCTCGCCGTGCACGGTGAAAATGGACCATGGATAGCTAACGTCTATTTTGGCAGCGACGATGTGAACCGCCTCTACTTCATAAGTTCCGACACCAACATCCACAGTCTGATGATCCTGAAGGATCCGCGTGTGGCGTTCTCGACGGCATGGTTCGATCCCACAAACCACGGGGATCGAAAAGGGGTACAAGGGAAGGGTGTCTGCCGTCCGGCGAAAAACGACGAAGAAATCGCTGTGGGCGTCCGGTTGCATAACGAGAATTTCCCTGAGTTTAAGAAGAAAGTTACGACAGACTGGATCCGCACGAACGCAGGGGGCTCCACGGTCTGGGTGGTCGAGCCGAGCTATATGAAATACTGGGATGATGCGGTGTATGGAGACGACGAAAGCGAGGAATTCGCTATCGGCTAG
- a CDS encoding class IV adenylate cyclase — translation METEIEAKFADIHTETLRARLKEIGAVLEYPETLMRRRNFDYPDGRLNTIGGWIRIRDEGNKVTLSYKQLNDRTLHGTKEVSVDVSDFDKAADFLTSIGLEAKSYQETKREKWMYQDMEITIDTWPWIPPFMELEGSSEEALKDAAAALGLDWSRAMHGSVETVYQMHYDFPESEIDAWGSITFVPEPDWLLTRKKA, via the coding sequence ATGGAAACCGAAATAGAAGCCAAGTTCGCGGACATACATACTGAAACGCTTCGCGCCAGGCTCAAGGAGATCGGCGCGGTTCTTGAATACCCCGAAACGCTGATGCGGCGCAGGAATTTCGACTATCCCGACGGCCGTCTTAATACGATCGGCGGGTGGATCCGCATCCGGGATGAGGGGAACAAAGTCACCTTAAGCTATAAGCAGCTTAACGACCGGACGCTCCACGGAACGAAGGAGGTGTCGGTGGACGTAAGCGATTTTGACAAGGCCGCGGATTTCCTGACTTCGATCGGGCTCGAGGCGAAATCCTATCAAGAGACGAAACGGGAGAAATGGATGTATCAAGACATGGAAATCACCATCGATACCTGGCCCTGGATTCCGCCGTTCATGGAGCTTGAAGGATCGAGCGAAGAAGCGCTTAAAGATGCCGCAGCCGCACTTGGTCTCGACTGGTCCCGCGCCATGCACGGAAGCGTTGAGACGGTATATCAGATGCACTACGATTTCCCCGAATCGGAAATCGATGCGTGGGGAAGCATCACGTTCGTCCCGGAGCCGGACTGGCTCCTTACACGGAAGAAGGCATAG
- a CDS encoding NUDIX hydrolase, with product MIYLERPEDFNPKFEIGSCFLKRDGKFLLLLRQDHKPEGNTWGVPAGKIDAGETPAQATAREMAEETGYSAAPKDLRFFRTGYSRFPEYDFIYHMFFLNLARDHEVVIDPASHKDFRWVTPAEAFAMPLIGDLEDYIKLFYEADTL from the coding sequence ATGATCTATCTTGAGCGGCCGGAAGATTTCAATCCGAAATTCGAGATCGGGAGCTGTTTTCTTAAGCGGGACGGAAAGTTCCTCCTGCTGTTGCGGCAGGATCATAAGCCGGAAGGGAATACCTGGGGCGTCCCGGCAGGGAAGATAGATGCGGGAGAGACTCCTGCGCAGGCCACAGCGAGAGAAATGGCGGAAGAAACGGGATACTCGGCAGCCCCGAAAGACCTGCGGTTTTTCAGGACAGGATATTCCCGCTTTCCCGAGTACGACTTTATCTATCACATGTTCTTCTTGAATCTGGCACGTGATCACGAAGTAGTGATTGACCCAGCTTCGCACAAGGATTTCAGATGGGTAACCCCTGCGGAAGCGTTTGCGATGCCGCTTATCGGGGATCTCGAGGACTATATCAAGCTGTTTTACGAAGCTGATACACTTTAA
- a CDS encoding GrpB family protein encodes MLGVKRGTVVLVPHNPEWPPLFDKEKKLLLEAFGDRIKAIEHIGSTAIPGMPAKPIIDINVAVKSLDDIGDFIQILPGLGYEYIPERRFADRQFFPKGPPEYRTHHLNLVEITSKTGWMNALAFRNYLRKNSLAREEYRKLKESLADQYADNREEYTERKSAFVHEILKKAQ; translated from the coding sequence ATGCTCGGAGTAAAGCGAGGGACGGTAGTATTGGTTCCGCATAATCCGGAGTGGCCCCCGCTGTTCGATAAAGAGAAAAAACTACTTCTTGAAGCATTCGGAGACAGAATAAAAGCCATAGAGCATATCGGAAGCACCGCGATTCCCGGTATGCCCGCAAAGCCGATCATAGATATCAATGTGGCCGTCAAATCGCTTGATGATATCGGTGATTTCATCCAGATACTTCCCGGGCTTGGATATGAATATATTCCGGAGAGACGTTTTGCTGACCGTCAGTTCTTTCCCAAGGGTCCGCCGGAATATAGAACCCATCATTTGAATCTCGTGGAAATAACCAGCAAGACCGGATGGATGAATGCTCTTGCATTCCGGAACTATCTGCGGAAGAATTCTTTAGCTAGGGAAGAATATCGGAAACTGAAGGAATCGTTGGCAGACCAGTATGCTGATAATCGTGAGGAGTATACCGAGCGCAAGAGCGCCTTCGTACATGAAATACTGAAGAAAGCCCAGTGA
- a CDS encoding VOC family protein, whose translation MARTSTYLNFTNKSEEAFTFYKSVFGGEFTGGIHRMGDVPPQEGVPALAEADRNLVMHIELSILGGHVLMGTDAPESMGFKLVEGNNVHVNLEPDTKEEAERLFTALSEGGKVSMPLQMMFWGAYFGSFSDKYGINWMVNYSSKD comes from the coding sequence ATGGCGCGGACGAGCACCTATCTCAATTTCACGAACAAGAGCGAAGAGGCGTTTACTTTCTATAAATCAGTCTTCGGCGGCGAATTCACGGGAGGCATACACCGGATGGGCGATGTCCCGCCGCAGGAAGGCGTCCCGGCGCTTGCGGAGGCCGATAGGAATCTCGTAATGCATATCGAGCTCTCGATACTCGGCGGGCACGTTCTCATGGGAACCGATGCACCGGAATCGATGGGCTTCAAGCTCGTCGAGGGCAATAACGTGCACGTCAATCTCGAGCCGGATACGAAAGAAGAAGCCGAGCGACTTTTCACGGCCCTTTCGGAAGGAGGGAAAGTATCGATGCCGCTCCAAATGATGTTCTGGGGCGCGTACTTCGGGTCGTTCTCCGACAAGTACGGAATCAACTGGATGGTGAACTATAGCTCAAAGGATTAG
- a CDS encoding ion transporter, protein MKTKPDGRELKGWRLTLHRVIFESDTPAGRFFDTALLWIIVLSVLVVVLDSVESFHAPFGAFFRYAEWTFTILFTIEYVLRLVSVRRPALYATSFFGIIDLLAIVPAYAAVLIPGFQAAMILRVFRLLRVFRILKLARFVVEGDTLMQALRASKEKIAIFILFVAFSVISMGSLMYLVEGPEHGFTNIPTGIYWAIVTLSTVGFGDITPETPLGQAIASFVMLLGYGFIAVPTGIVTSEMARAKHGVNRHACDDCGNTANDPDARFCKVCGGAL, encoded by the coding sequence ATGAAAACGAAACCCGACGGGCGCGAACTCAAGGGGTGGCGGCTTACGCTGCACCGCGTCATCTTCGAGTCGGATACGCCCGCCGGACGTTTCTTCGACACGGCGCTCCTGTGGATCATCGTGCTTTCGGTGCTCGTCGTAGTGCTCGACAGCGTCGAATCGTTCCACGCCCCGTTCGGTGCGTTCTTCCGTTATGCGGAATGGACGTTCACCATCCTCTTTACTATCGAGTACGTGCTTCGCCTTGTCTCGGTGCGCCGCCCCGCGCTCTATGCTACGAGCTTCTTCGGCATCATCGACCTCCTGGCGATCGTTCCGGCCTATGCCGCGGTACTTATCCCGGGCTTCCAGGCGGCCATGATTCTCCGCGTATTCCGGCTTTTGAGGGTCTTCCGGATACTGAAGCTCGCGCGGTTCGTCGTCGAGGGCGATACCCTGATGCAGGCGCTTCGCGCGAGCAAGGAGAAGATCGCCATTTTCATTCTCTTCGTCGCCTTTTCCGTTATATCGATGGGAAGCCTTATGTATCTCGTCGAAGGCCCCGAGCACGGGTTCACGAATATTCCCACGGGCATCTATTGGGCCATTGTGACGCTTTCGACCGTGGGCTTCGGCGATATAACGCCCGAGACCCCGCTTGGCCAGGCGATCGCGAGCTTCGTGATGCTTCTTGGCTACGGATTTATCGCGGTGCCGACCGGGATCGTAACGTCGGAAATGGCGCGGGCAAAACACGGGGTCAACCGGCACGCGTGCGACGACTGCGGGAACACCGCTAATGATCCCGATGCGAGGTTCTGCAAGGTCTGCGGCGGAGCCTTATAG
- the gstA gene encoding glutathione transferase GstA: MRLYYSPGACSLSPHIVAREAGLPVELDKVDFNDGRKTEDGSTLGEVNPKGYIPALRLDDGPVLTEGVAIVQYLADQAPEKKLMPERGTTDYYRALEWLTFISSELHKGFSPLYNPAIAEDAKKAAIEKIGKRVSYVEGMLAGKQYLLGDSFMIPDAYLYTILRWAKRFEIDLSVYPNVTAFMERMRARPGVSAALAEEGLE; the protein is encoded by the coding sequence ATGAGACTGTACTACTCCCCGGGCGCCTGCTCTCTTTCCCCGCATATCGTCGCCCGCGAAGCGGGGCTTCCGGTCGAACTTGATAAAGTCGATTTTAACGACGGACGGAAAACCGAGGACGGCTCGACGCTCGGGGAGGTGAACCCGAAGGGATATATCCCCGCACTGCGGCTCGATGACGGTCCGGTCCTTACCGAAGGAGTGGCGATCGTCCAGTACCTCGCCGATCAGGCGCCCGAAAAGAAGCTCATGCCGGAGCGGGGAACCACGGACTACTATCGCGCGCTCGAATGGCTTACGTTTATAAGCTCGGAGCTCCACAAGGGCTTCAGCCCCCTCTATAACCCCGCGATCGCGGAAGATGCGAAGAAAGCGGCAATTGAGAAAATCGGGAAGCGCGTAAGCTACGTGGAAGGAATGCTCGCGGGGAAGCAGTACCTTCTCGGAGACTCCTTCATGATTCCCGATGCCTATCTCTATACGATTCTGCGCTGGGCAAAGCGCTTCGAGATCGACCTGTCGGTATATCCGAACGTTACGGCGTTCATGGAACGGATGAGGGCGCGCCCGGGAGTTTCCGCGGCGCTTGCGGAAGAGGGCCTCGAATAA
- a CDS encoding VOC family protein yields the protein MQKITPFLWFNDTAEEAANFYVSVFKNSKLGRIARYQGKEAEQVSGRPEGSVMTVGFELDGQAFTALNGGPFFKFTEAISFVVNCEGQEEVDEFWDKLSEGGEKGRCGWLKDKFGVSWQIVPVALARLMSDPDPEKSKHVTAAMLRMTKLDVATLEAAYEEG from the coding sequence ATGCAGAAAATCACCCCCTTTCTCTGGTTTAACGATACGGCGGAAGAGGCCGCGAACTTCTACGTATCCGTATTCAAGAACTCGAAGCTCGGCCGTATTGCCCGCTATCAGGGGAAGGAAGCGGAGCAAGTCTCGGGACGGCCGGAAGGTTCGGTGATGACGGTCGGGTTCGAACTTGACGGTCAGGCGTTCACGGCGCTCAACGGCGGCCCCTTTTTCAAGTTTACGGAAGCGATCTCGTTCGTCGTGAACTGCGAAGGGCAGGAGGAGGTGGACGAGTTCTGGGACAAGCTCTCGGAAGGCGGGGAGAAGGGCCGGTGCGGATGGCTTAAGGATAAGTTCGGCGTATCCTGGCAGATCGTTCCTGTGGCGCTTGCGAGGCTCATGAGCGATCCTGATCCGGAGAAGTCAAAGCACGTAACGGCGGCGATGCTCCGGATGACCAAGCTCGACGTAGCGACGCTTGAAGCGGCGTACGAAGAGGGATAA
- a CDS encoding GIY-YIG nuclease family protein has protein sequence MAEKRLESVHVVPGYTFFYWGFTLPKKDYGSFTKHFRLKAGSLTTRIRLLIAGKTYPARIRLTRITTKNSPNREVVQIYYERDYDTLKALRKFFIYSYASTIRKSKPKLKELMELEHMGGDLFKVVALSKQETDFDAMFRFMEEKNLFEFWRDAKKGKRESFFLDFARHWIPAKDLSKYRERVNVIYVLYSEKDKHLYVGKANRFGARLKEGQGRIGLKSWDKFMYFEIDPKYAHALEEIEAYTIRVLASLFDNDVRMAPLGRKVERLVNRQLRRK, from the coding sequence ATGGCTGAAAAGCGCCTGGAATCCGTCCATGTCGTCCCGGGATATACCTTCTTCTATTGGGGGTTTACGCTTCCCAAGAAGGACTACGGTTCGTTTACGAAGCACTTCCGCCTCAAAGCCGGAAGCCTTACCACCCGCATCAGGCTCCTGATCGCGGGCAAGACATATCCCGCCAGGATCCGGCTTACCCGCATCACGACGAAGAACTCGCCGAACCGGGAAGTGGTGCAGATCTACTATGAGCGCGATTACGACACGCTGAAAGCGCTTCGGAAGTTCTTCATCTACAGCTACGCCTCCACGATCCGCAAGAGCAAGCCCAAGCTCAAGGAACTCATGGAGCTTGAACACATGGGCGGCGATTTGTTTAAGGTAGTCGCGCTCTCGAAGCAGGAAACGGACTTCGACGCGATGTTCCGTTTTATGGAGGAGAAGAACCTGTTCGAATTCTGGAGGGACGCGAAGAAGGGCAAGCGCGAATCTTTCTTTCTCGATTTCGCGCGGCACTGGATACCGGCGAAAGATCTCAGCAAGTATCGCGAGCGCGTGAACGTGATCTACGTCCTCTACAGTGAAAAGGATAAGCACCTGTATGTCGGCAAGGCGAACCGTTTCGGCGCGCGCCTTAAGGAAGGGCAGGGGCGTATCGGCCTTAAGAGCTGGGACAAGTTCATGTATTTCGAAATCGATCCTAAGTACGCGCACGCGCTCGAGGAAATCGAGGCGTATACGATCAGGGTGCTCGCGTCGCTTTTCGACAACGACGTCAGGATGGCACCGCTCGGGCGGAAGGTGGAGCGGCTGGTGAACCGGCAGCTGAGGAGAAAATAG